The following are from one region of the Desulfuromonas sp. TF genome:
- a CDS encoding DNA repair exonuclease, producing MIKLLHTADLHLDAPFPSLDEKESLRRNDFLQTFERLLTLAIKNEVDLFLVAGDLFDSPRPSAAVVGKVQAGLKRLSDRGIVPVLLPGTHDSTVAADSVYRRTEFPGAVVLDAAVVDEPVSLSVGGRQVYLYGFAYRSFASEDALSGMVRRSAEGIHIGILHGSRQGSPEWEYRKKDLPFTLAQLKGWGLDYVALGHYHGFEVLEEDGRAYACYPGSPEGKRFGENGPRYCALVTLDADGAEVTRKTVNSRTLEERALDLSSCEGLDSASAAISALGGPDLLLRLTLTGIVEAPLDLDALRARCDSDFFHLQFQDKTRLFDSDFARRIEGEETVRGVFVRRARRLMEEAPAEQKGLVEEAFREVLVRFGAFGGGAS from the coding sequence GTGATTAAACTGCTGCACACCGCGGACCTTCATCTCGACGCGCCCTTTCCGTCTCTCGACGAAAAGGAGTCGCTGCGCCGGAATGATTTTCTCCAGACTTTCGAGCGACTGCTGACCCTCGCGATCAAGAACGAGGTCGATCTTTTTCTTGTGGCCGGCGATCTCTTCGATTCGCCCCGCCCCTCCGCCGCCGTGGTCGGCAAGGTCCAGGCCGGACTCAAACGCCTCTCCGATCGCGGGATCGTGCCGGTGCTCCTGCCGGGGACTCACGACAGCACGGTCGCCGCCGATTCGGTTTACCGGCGAACTGAGTTCCCCGGAGCGGTGGTCCTTGACGCGGCCGTGGTGGATGAGCCCGTCTCCCTGTCCGTCGGCGGCCGTCAGGTATATCTCTACGGCTTCGCCTATCGCAGCTTCGCTTCGGAGGACGCTCTCTCCGGCATGGTGCGCCGCTCCGCCGAAGGGATTCACATCGGGATACTGCACGGCTCGCGCCAGGGGAGCCCTGAGTGGGAATATCGAAAAAAGGATCTCCCCTTCACTCTGGCGCAGCTCAAGGGCTGGGGACTCGACTACGTAGCCCTCGGGCATTACCATGGCTTCGAGGTGCTGGAGGAGGACGGGCGCGCTTACGCCTGTTATCCCGGCTCGCCGGAGGGGAAACGCTTCGGTGAAAACGGCCCCCGTTATTGCGCTCTGGTCACTCTGGACGCCGATGGAGCAGAAGTGACCAGAAAGACGGTAAACAGCCGCACCCTGGAGGAGCGGGCTCTTGATCTTTCCAGTTGCGAAGGCCTGGATAGCGCCTCGGCGGCGATAAGCGCCCTGGGTGGGCCCGATCTTCTGCTGCGGCTTACCCTGACAGGAATCGTGGAAGCCCCCCTCGATCTCGACGCCCTGCGCGCCCGCTGCGACAGCGACTTCTTCCATCTGCAGTTCCAGGATAAAACCCGGCTCTTCGACAGCGATTTCGCCCGTCGCATCGAAGGGGAGGAAACCGTGCGAGGCGTCTTCGTCCGCCGCGCACGCCGGCTCATGGAAGAGGCCCCTGCGGAACAGAAGGGGCTCGTGGAGGAGGCTTTTCGGGAAGTCCTGGTTCGCTTCGGCGCCTTCGGCGGAGGTGCCTCATGA
- a CDS encoding ATP-binding protein has protein sequence MILRSLELKHFGKFTEAAFEFRRGLNLVVGPNEAGKSTLMEAVPAVLFGLRNKERFKSWGRQGSSSAALVLESRGRTVRVERDLLTDRVTLVERDDLYHVLYSFEGKAAPQGRSSERVEYLEQLARIFGIAEEDVFRASLFFGQGTLEISGQGALTGKLKTLLSGFVEVDYDKVLHSLTEDYFAITRENPWGKDKTRGRELDDIRGRLAEVEVRWFESQEKLKELAALRERLDALKAGIESDGAEYAKGERYLAWVRKQWHLGEKEESLRRDFNRVNRQVGKIAELQQERSRLAEEMKKTGLPADIPEDLPSILTEAEKIRKELVGLQGESAALRQQLLAQRGAPWRLAGGASLVLAALAAVLGWIWSGRLVQILMGTGLLLAPVWGWFLWRLGLCRSERSRLQGQAQILERQREEAQGRLAALDERFERIGLSPSAVEIVRMQKNLERHRQLADKLRDVASALKVLEDSDELGREKENLTREMAVLDERLEQQRPLHRDGLLSPEELPEAEEKLRALGESLRLREAELLEMTRREAALHGELSRTEELEEEGERLKERESVLARRKEALALGRDLLSGAVDEFRRTYLGRFAADIGRNLALVTGGCYAEARLGEDMSISLRGKGNSWQPVEHFSRGTIDALYFALRLSLTRHLSPGRHLPLLLDDPLVNLDRFRLSETLKMLELLSREHQVVLFAHDENLLRRAARDRWHVVSLAEMKNHPPSTDQERSEDVGQLYLL, from the coding sequence ATGATTCTGCGCAGTCTGGAGCTGAAGCATTTCGGCAAATTCACCGAAGCTGCCTTTGAATTCCGCCGCGGCCTGAATCTCGTGGTCGGTCCCAATGAAGCGGGGAAGTCGACATTGATGGAAGCCGTCCCCGCCGTCCTTTTCGGCCTTCGCAACAAGGAGCGGTTCAAGTCCTGGGGACGTCAGGGCAGCTCCTCCGCCGCTCTGGTTCTCGAGAGCCGGGGGCGCACCGTGCGGGTTGAAAGAGATCTGCTGACCGACCGGGTGACCCTCGTCGAGCGGGACGATCTCTATCACGTCCTGTACAGCTTCGAAGGGAAAGCAGCCCCCCAGGGGCGCTCTTCGGAGCGGGTGGAATACCTGGAACAACTGGCCCGCATTTTCGGCATCGCCGAGGAAGACGTTTTTCGCGCCTCTCTTTTCTTCGGCCAGGGAACCCTCGAAATCTCCGGACAGGGAGCTCTGACGGGAAAGCTCAAGACCCTTCTCTCCGGTTTCGTGGAGGTCGATTACGACAAGGTCCTCCATTCCCTGACTGAGGATTATTTCGCCATCACCCGGGAGAACCCCTGGGGGAAGGACAAGACCCGTGGCCGGGAACTCGACGATATCCGCGGCCGGCTTGCAGAGGTGGAGGTGCGCTGGTTCGAGTCGCAGGAGAAACTGAAGGAGCTTGCCGCCCTGCGCGAGCGACTGGATGCCCTGAAGGCCGGCATCGAGTCGGACGGTGCGGAGTATGCCAAGGGGGAGCGGTATCTGGCCTGGGTGCGAAAGCAGTGGCATCTCGGGGAAAAGGAAGAGTCTCTGAGGCGTGACTTCAATCGGGTGAACCGACAGGTGGGGAAGATCGCCGAACTGCAGCAGGAACGAAGCCGCCTGGCGGAGGAGATGAAGAAGACGGGTCTGCCGGCGGATATCCCCGAAGACCTCCCGTCGATCCTGACCGAGGCGGAAAAGATCCGCAAGGAGCTAGTGGGCCTGCAGGGTGAATCGGCGGCGCTGCGCCAGCAGCTCCTGGCCCAGCGTGGAGCCCCCTGGCGTCTGGCCGGTGGGGCATCGCTGGTATTGGCGGCTCTCGCCGCGGTCCTTGGATGGATATGGTCAGGCCGGCTCGTCCAGATTCTGATGGGAACGGGACTTCTTCTCGCTCCGGTCTGGGGCTGGTTTCTTTGGCGGCTGGGACTGTGCCGGTCCGAGCGGAGCCGGCTTCAGGGGCAGGCTCAGATTCTCGAACGGCAGAGGGAAGAGGCCCAGGGGAGACTGGCGGCCCTGGACGAGCGCTTCGAAAGGATCGGGCTGTCCCCTTCTGCCGTGGAAATCGTCCGGATGCAGAAGAATCTCGAGCGGCACCGGCAGCTTGCGGATAAGCTCCGGGATGTCGCCAGCGCCCTGAAAGTTCTGGAAGATTCCGACGAACTGGGCCGCGAGAAGGAAAACCTCACCCGGGAAATGGCCGTCCTCGACGAACGTCTCGAACAGCAGCGGCCGCTCCACCGCGACGGCCTGCTGTCTCCGGAGGAGCTGCCCGAGGCCGAAGAAAAGCTCCGAGCCTTGGGGGAAAGCCTGCGGCTGCGAGAGGCCGAACTTCTGGAGATGACCCGCCGGGAAGCAGCTCTGCACGGAGAACTTTCCCGGACGGAGGAACTGGAAGAAGAGGGGGAGCGGCTCAAAGAGAGGGAGTCGGTCCTGGCCCGCCGCAAGGAGGCGCTTGCCCTGGGCCGGGACCTCCTCTCCGGAGCGGTCGACGAGTTTCGCCGGACGTACCTGGGCCGTTTCGCCGCCGATATCGGCCGCAACCTGGCCCTGGTGACGGGAGGGTGCTACGCAGAGGCGCGCCTTGGTGAGGACATGAGCATTTCTTTGCGGGGCAAAGGCAACAGCTGGCAGCCGGTGGAGCATTTCAGCAGGGGGACGATCGATGCCCTTTATTTCGCCCTTCGTCTCTCCCTGACCCGCCATCTCTCGCCGGGACGCCACCTGCCCCTGCTTCTTGACGACCCCCTGGTCAATCTCGACCGCTTTCGCCTTTCGGAAACTCTCAAGATGCTCGAATTATTGAGCCGAGAGCATCAGGTGGTTCTGTTCGCCCACGACGAAAATCTCCTCCGTCGCGCCGCCCGGGACCGCTGGCACGTGGTATCTTTGGCAGAGATGAAAAACCACCCACCCTCAACGGACCAGGAAAGGAGCGAAGATGTCGGACAGCTGTATCTTCTGTAA
- a CDS encoding histidine triad nucleotide-binding protein: MSDSCIFCKIIAGEIPGKIVYEDEVLIALEDVNPKAPHHYLIIPRKHIRTTLDLTTADNDMVGHIFQVAGKIAHDMEFAEDGFRIVNNCNEGGGQAVWHIHFHLLGGRDLTWPPG; the protein is encoded by the coding sequence ATGTCGGACAGCTGTATCTTCTGTAAAATTATCGCCGGGGAGATCCCCGGCAAGATCGTCTATGAGGACGAGGTGCTGATCGCCCTGGAGGACGTCAATCCCAAGGCTCCGCATCACTACCTGATCATTCCCCGCAAGCACATTCGCACCACCCTCGACCTGACCACCGCCGACAACGACATGGTCGGCCACATCTTCCAGGTGGCGGGGAAGATCGCTCATGACATGGAGTTCGCCGAAGACGGATTTCGCATCGTCAACAACTGCAACGAGGGGGGCGGGCAGGCCGTGTGGCATATCCATTTCCACCTGCTGGGAGGACGTGACCTGACCTGGCCACCGGGGTAG